The stretch of DNA CATATCAAACAGTACCTTTAGTAATAACTCTGTTACGGGTGGAACGGGTTATCAGAATGGACAGGGAAGAGGGGGTGCTTTATTCGTCCAGTCTGGTGGCACTTTGACTCATAACAACGTCACGTTTTTCAACAACAGCGCATCAACCGGAGATTTCAATACCAATGTCTGGCCAGTCAAAGTCAACCGAGGTGATGGCACAGTTTTAGTTGAAGACTTTACCGGAGTTGGCAAGGGCAGCAATCCGTCTGAAGAGATACTGTCTACCTTTGATGAACTGGTGTTTAAGGGAGCCGATTTAGTCGCTAAAAACTTGCTGCTGACTCAAGTTGGTGCTGATTTGGAAGTCAGTTTTGCAGGGGTTGATGATACCAAAGTCATCCTCAAAGATTTTGCCCTAGAAAATCTCGATAACCTACCGATTCCTGGTGGACAGCACGGACAAGTTGGCAATATTGTGTTTGGGGACAACCCTCAGCTGCAAGACAATGTAGATGTTTTTGATGCCGATTCCACCCAAGACCAGATTTGGAATCATAATACCGTCACTTTCCTCAATGATTTAGACAATGATGTGCTCGGCTTTGCCAACTCTGATGATGTAATTAATGGTCAAGGCGGTAATGACACCATTCGCGGCTTGAGTGGTGACGATCTCCTACGCGGTGGTGATGGCGACGATATTCTCTATGGTGGAATTGGTGCCGACATCTTGATTGGTAATGCTGGGGATGACACCCTGTATTTAGGAGGCAATCATGATGTGGATACGTTTATCTACCGCAATGGTGATGGTAGCGATATTGTCCGCCAATTTAATTTGCGTGATGGCGATTTACTTCAGTTTGAAGGGATTGAGGCGATCGATGTCGTAGTTGACGGCAATAGCACTTTCTTGCGCCTCAGTGATGGAATCGAAGGCAATAGTGGGTTTGCTTCTGGTGAAATCCTTGCCGAATTGCGCGGTGTGACTGGATTTACAAAAGACAACATTGGTCTAAATTTAGCTGCTGCTAATACTGCTCAATTTCTGTTTGCATAGTTCTCAAATTATTTCACTTTAGGAAATTGGGCAAAGATTCCCCTTGAGCCGCAGTGTAAGAATCACTAGTGCAGCACGGCAGAATTGATTGAGCAGTTGAAACCCACATTCCGCAGATATTAAAGGGAATTTGATAATTAGAAAATGGAAAAACATCTTGCCTGAAATGATTAGTTGGTAATGATTTTAGGCTATTTATGCTAATCGGTAATGGATGTTTAGTTTAGCAACTCATTCATTACCGATTTTTAGTTTCAAATTTTGGTTATAAGGTTTTAAAACCTCAAAGTTAGTGTGCTATTTATGAAACTACTACAATGTTGCTGTAACTCAATGTTGGAATGACACCACTGAATGTAGTTAAATTAGCAATTTGAACTTGACTGTTGCTACCTGTTCCATCAATATCAAAGAATAGCGCTCCTGTGGTTTGGTCGTAGATAAAGCGATCGCTCGCATTTACAGCACTCGAACCCAAGATAAACTGTTCGGCTGTTAGTGTTGCACCACTTACTAATCCCCCACCAAAACCTTCCGCAGACACGCTAATAATATCTCCCTCAATTACTGAAAAATCCCGGATTGCATCACTTCCTTCATCGGGGGTAAAAAATCTAAAATCATCTGCACCTGTGCCACCAGTATAAGCATCATTGCCTGAGCCACCAATCAAGGTATCATTACCAGCCCCACCAGCCATAGCAGTATCATTATCCTCTCCGCCCCAAATTTGGTCATTTCCATCGCTAGCTGCAACGATATCTCTACCTGCTTCGCCATATATGATGTCATCACCTGCTCCAGGGTTAAAGAAATCATTGCCGTTTTTGCCGTAAAAAATATTATTACTACTGTTGCCGCTAAAGTAATTATTCGAGTCATTACCAATAGCAATGAGTGGGCCACTTTCAGTTAAATACAAGTGTTCAACATTTGCAGGTAATATATATTGATCGCCTGCAAAAGAGACAACTACCCGATCTAAACCTGCATTTGTTTGCTCAATTATTATGTCATCAGCATTATCGATTAAATAATAGTCATCACCTACTCCACCATCAAGCAAGTCTGCTTCTGTACCACCATCCAGAGTGTCATTACCTGCTGCTCCAACCAGTGTATCGTTGCCTTCTCGACCCTCAAAAATGTTATGAGAAGAATTACCTTGGATAAGGTTATTCAAAGCATTTCCTATATTTGCCTTCGGGTTATAAATGATACTTGAGTTATCGATTAGGGTCAGATTTTCGATATTTTCGTTGAGTGTGTAAAAAATGTCTCCGATCGTCATTACTGTATCAATTCCTGCATCCGCAGACTCTACGATCACATCATTCCAAGTGGCAATATAAGTATCGTTACCTGCTCCACCTAGCATAGTATCTATACCTTCGCGGCCATCAAGAAGATTATTAAGTTTATTACCTGTAATATGGTTATTAAGGCTGTTTCCGGTGCCATTAATGGCATTAATTCCCACTAATACTAACCGTTCGATATTAGATCCGAGCGTGTAGTTAATAAACGCTCGAACAATATCGTTTCCTTCATTAATTGCTTCAACTACAACATCGGTAGTGCTATCAACAATATAAGTATCGTCGCCGAGTTCGCCTATTAATGAATCACTACCCGTTCCACCATCTAAAGTATCGTTACCAGTTCTACCGTAGATAATATCGTTTCCCTGCAAACCAAGTATGTTATCGTTTTCGCTCGTGCCAAATAATTTTTCGTTGTTTAATGTGCCTACTATTTGTGCCATTGGTTTTTACCTTACATTCATTCTGCCTCTTTCGTTTTACGAGTTAAAGACGATCGCGTCGATACAGGAAAGTTAAGGAAATGGGGTATGAAACTTGATCGTTAGCAACAGTATATAAATCACTAAAGCTTTACACTGCACTTTTTTAAATACTTAACTTTTCTGTATCGACTCCACAAATTTCAAATCGTATAAATAGAGGAGTAATCGAACTGTTTTACAGGGAGCGGTCAATCATGCAACTTATATATCGCGGTCATGTCTATGACTATACCCCTCCTAAACTTAAACCTTATATCAAACCACGAGCTATTAATTGGCGATTTCAAGCTCCCGGTGAAACATACAGCGAAAACATTTCTGCTGAACCTTATGTCAAGCCTCGTGCAATTAACTGGCGTTTTAAAATGGCAACTTAAAACGATCGCTACTTAGTAACTTTCTTTTTGTCAGTTCTTTAATCAATTATTCAGATACAGCAAATACTTCTTGGAGAAACCATTATGCAACTAATTTATCGTGGCGTTACCTATTCCCATACTTCTTCTTCATTAACCGCAAATAATACTCAACTTTGCTATCGAGGTGCTAAATATTTTCCGACCATTTCATCACCCCGAAACAATGTACAACTTTGTTATCGCGGTACTAAATATTTTTCCGCAGATTCTACAGCAATGGAACCAGTAGCAAACCAAAAACTAACTTATCGCGGTACTACCTACTATCGTGGAGAATCAATTGCAGCAAGTTAACTGATGATTTTGATGATGGAAGCGATCGCTTTTTATTCTAAACTATCATGTAGAGATGTTGTGTAGAACATCTCTACATTTAATTAACTTAGCTACTACTGCTACAATTTTATAACAGGGTGTCAGCAATTTTCAGATTAACCAATTTCTATAAGGTGCAATCTACAATCAGGTATTAACTCAATGCCGATCGTAAATTTAGTTGCTCAACTCTGTTATAAGTATTATGATGCCAACAAATATTTACAGCTTATTTAGCGGGATCTTAGGCAAACGTACCCATGCCACTAATAAAGGCAAAAAAATCACTCATTTACAATCAAACTTTGGGAAACTTAATCTCTTTGACTCTTACAAAACTCGACTCTCGCAACGCATCGCCCTCTCGGTTTTTGCCAGTTTTATAGTCATAGAAGGCGCGATTTTTATTCCTTCGGTAATTCAGAAAAGTCAAGAACTAGAAAAGCAACTTAAAGAAGTAACATCAGCAAAGATCGAGTGGATTGTTAGCACTTATCCAACGGCATCTTCAGAAGAATTAATTACCCATCTTCAAGCACTGCAAAATAAATCTATGTTGCAGGATTTGTTAGGAGGTGTGTTATATCGAGCTTCGGATGGCAAGGAGTTAGGCAGATTTGGTGAAATACCTAACTTAACTTGGCAAATGGTTAATCGACAACAAATGCGTCAACAATGGTTAAAAATTGAGCGCCGTTATGATGCTGCTTGGTTTCCAAAAGAAATGGGAAATGATTATCTTTTGATTATTCGTCACGATGCACTCTCAATTCAACAAGAACTTTACATTTATATAGCTAGAATTGTGGGAATTGTGTTATTAATCTCTGCGTTTATTACCTTTGTAACAATGAGTGTGGTGCAATCTGTGGTAATTGTGCCGATTTTAAAACTCCGAGATAGTTTGATGGCAGCTTCGATCGCTTTACAACAGGAGCAAATTAACCCTGAATCTCATTTGTTGGTAGTCAATCGTCAGGATGAATTGGGAGAGGTGATTGCTGCTTTTAATGAGTCATTTTTGCGAAATTATGAAGAAATGAGTTGCCGCAAACAAGCGGAAGCAGAAGCTCAAACTGAAAGAGAAAAAGCAGAAAAATTGCTGTTAAATATTTTGCCAGAACCGATCGCCCAAGAATTAAAACAAGGTCGCCGCAGTATTTGCGATGGTTTTGCCGAAGTGACTGTTTTGTTTGCTGATATTGTTGGGTTTACAACTCTCTCAACCCTAATTTCTCCCGATGAATTAGTCGCTTTATTAAATCAAATTTTCTCTACTTTTGATGAATTGAGCGATCGCTATGGATTAGAAAAAATCAAAACGATTGGCGATAATTACATGGTAGCTGGAGGTTTACCGATTCCGCGCCCCGATCATGCCGAAGCGATCGCTCAAATGGCTTTAGATATGCAGGAGGCGATCGGAAAATTGGAATTTCCAGTTGAAAACATGGAACCTCTCAGCTTACGAATTGGGATTAATAGTGGGCCTGTGATTGCGGGAGTAATTGGCACTAAAAAATTTATCTACGATTTATGGGGAGATGCTGTCAATACTGCTAGTAGAATGGAATCCCATAGTTTACCAGGTTGTATTCAGGTAACAGAAGCAACTTATCAACTTTTGCAGCACAAATACATATTGGAAAAACGAGGCACACTCCCGGTCAAAGGAAAGGGAGAAATGGTTACTTACTGGCTCAAAGGACGACATTCATAAATTTTTGATGTTTATTCCATAAAAATGATTTTGTCAAGACCATTTTGCTAAATAACTGACTGATCCACATTGATCTTTTCAAGTTCATTGTTCATTGGGCACGCTGAGAATTAAATGAAGACAAGATAAATTGTCGCTGAATGTTGCAAAGTAAAATATCTCCAGAGCGTGACTATCATGGTATTGCACAACGCAGAGCCGATCGAAAAAATGAATTCACAGAGTTTAATTCCTTTTGAAATCGCCTTCAAGATTGCTGATAAAGCCGTGTTTGCTCAAACAGCTAGACACTTAAAAAATATTGAAGTTGCTGTTTTGCGAGGAGCTTTGCAGGGACATAAATATGACCAGATTGCACAGGAACATAGCTATGCTCCTGAATATATCAAGCATGATGTAGGGCCGAAGTTGTGGCAGTTACTTTCCTTTAGTTTGGGTGAGAAAGTTAGTAAAACGAACTTGATGGCAGTTTTGGCGCAACGGGTAGAATCAGTTGGGCAAAGCGTTCCGAAAAATCAGAGAGAACAGGAGAAAACAGCCGAAGAAGGAAGCAAGGAAACAGAAGCGTTTCAGGAACAGGGGAAAAACCTCAAATTTTCTAGCCTTGCTACCTGTAGAACTATCCATTTAAAATCTTTGGAGCGCCCTGTGGGAGTTCTACCACTAGACTCTACGCTCTACGTGGAACGTCCTCCGGTTGAGGCTTTTTGCTATGAACAAGTGATGAAGCCGGGTACACTCATTCGGATTCATGCACCCAGTCAGATGGGAAAAACCTCTTTGATGATCCGCATTCTGGCTCATGCAAAACAACAGGATGCTAATGTGCAGACAGTAGCATTAAATTTACAGAAAACCGAGCAGGCTATTTTTACAGATAGCGATCGCTTTTTGCGCTGGTTTTGTGCCGCAGTTACCCGTAAACTTCAGTTACCGTATCAGATCGATCGATACTGGAATAATACATTCAACAGTCAAGAAAACTGCACTAGCTATTTTGAAAACTGCATATTACCTGAAATCAATGGGATTTTAGTTTTGGCATTAGATGGAGTAGATGAGATCTCTCGCCAGCCCAAAATAGCTGATGATTTCTTCCCCTTACTCAGATCTTGGCATGAAAACAGCGGGAATCAACAATGGAAAAAGTTGCGCTCGATCGTTGTCCATTCTTCAGAAGTTAATATGCTTTCAAATAATAAATCACTTTTGGATCTAGGATTAGCGATCGAGCTACAAGAATTCACCGCCAATCAAATATTTAATCTAGCTCAAAATTATGGACTAAATTTATCCGACATCGAACTGTCTACATTAATGCAACTTGTAGGTGGTCATCCTTTTCTAGTACAGCAAGTACTTTATAATATAGCAACTCAAAATCTAACTTAATCTGACTTAGCCCCAGTCATGAGGGTGAATGGAATTTGCCCTCTAAAGAAGTGATTGTTTTTGACAATCCGATCGCACTATTGCCCCCGTACTCAATAATTTTGCAAAATAGATTAAGCTTTATATCCTAATCTGGCAAAACCTCTTAGTTATATTATGAGTAGTTCTTTCCTCCAACGTCTTCACAGTCCAGAACGTCCCGTTATCGTCTTCGATGGCGCAATGGGCACTAACTTACAAACGCAAAACCTCACCGCCGCCGACTTTGGAGGGCCAGAATATGAGGGATGTAATGAGTATTTAGTCCACACTAAACCGGAAGCTGTCGCTAAAGTGCATCGGGACTTTCTCGCTGCTGGCGCGGATGTAATTGAAACTGATACTTTTGGCGGAACTTCTATTGTATTGGCAGAATATGATTTGGCGGATCAAGCGTACTATCTCAACAAAAGTGCTGCTGAACTTGCCAAAAGTGTCGCCAAGGAATTTTCTACTCCAGAAAAACCTCGTTTTATTGCAGGTTCAATGGGTCCCGGAACTAAGTTACCCACGTTGGGACATATTGATTTTGACACATTGAAAAACGCTTTTGTCGAACAGGCGGAAGGGCTTTTTGATGGTGGTGTTGACTTGTTTATTGTGGAAACTTGTCAAGATGTGCTGCAAATTAAGGCGGCGTTGAATGGAATTGAAGAGGTATTTCGCAAAAAAGGCGATCGCCGTCCGCTGATGGTTTCTGTGACAATGGAAACTACCGGAACTATGCTGGTAGGTTCTGACATCAGCGCAGTTTTGACGATTTTGGAACCATACCCGATCGATATTTTAGGTCTTAATTGTGCTACAGGGCCCGATCGCATGGCAGAACATATCAAATATCTCTGTCAAAGTTCGCCCTTCGTGGTTTCTTGCATTCCTAACGCAGGTTTGCCGGAAAATATCGGCGGTCATGCACATTATAAACTCACGCCGATCGAACTACGCATGGCGTTGATGAAATTTGTCGAAGATTGGGGTGTGCAAGTCATTGGTGGTTGTTGCGGTACTCGTCCCGAACACATTGCACAGTTGGCAGAAATTGGTAAATCTCTGCAACCCAAGGAACGTCATTTTAGTTACGAACATTCCGCAGCATCAATTTATACTGCACAGCCTTACGAGCAAGATAACTCTTTCCTGATTGTCGGGGAACGGTTGAATGCCAGCGGTTCTAAGAAATGCCGTGACTTGTTGAACGCTGAAGATTGGGATGGGTTGGTCGCTTTGGCGAAAGCTCAAGTTAAGGAAGGGGCGCACGTCCTCGATGTCAACGTCGATTACGTAGGTCGGGATGGAGTGCGGGATATGCGGGAATTGGCATCAAGGCTAGTAACAAATGTGACTTTGCCTTTGATGTTGGACTCGACCGAATGGGAAAAAATGGAGGCGGGGCTGAAAGTTGCTGGGGGTAAGTGTATACTTAATTCGACTAACTATGAAGATGGCGAAGAACGTTTCTTTAAGGTTTTAGAGTTAGCGAAAAAGTATGGTGCGGGAGTAGTAATTGGAACAATTGATGAAGAAGGAATGGCGCGAACTGCTGATAAGAAATTCCAAATTGCTCAACGCGCCTATCGTCAAGCTGTAGAATATGGTATCCCACCAGAAGAAATCTTTTTCGACACTTTAGCATTGCCAATTTCTACCGGGATTGAAGAAGATCGAGAAAACGGTAAAGCGACAATTGAATCTATTCGGCGCATTCGGGAAGAATTACCCGGTTGTCATATTTTATTAGGTGTTTCTAATGTTTCTTTCGGTTTAAATCCGGCGGCGAGAATTGTGCTCAATTCCATGTTTTTGCATGAAGCAATGGCAGTGGGAATGGATGCGGCAATTGTTAGCGCCAGCAAGATTTTACCCTTGGCAAAAATTGAACCGGAACATCAAGAAGTTTGCCGGAAGTTGATTTATGATGAACGGGAATTCGATGGTGCTATTTGTGTTTACGATCCTTTGGCAGAGTTAACTAAACTGTTTGAAGGGAAGACTACGAAACGCGATCGATCGGAGGATGTCAATCTCCCCATTGAAGAACGTTTAAAACGTCACATTATTGACGGCGAAAGAATTGGGTTAGAAGATGCTTTAACCAAAGCATTAGAACAATATAAACCCTTGGAAATCATCAACACTTTCTTATTAGATGGCATGAAAGTTGTTGGCGATTTATTTGGTTCTGGACAAATGCAATTACCTTTCGTCTTGCAATCTGCGGAAACGATGAAAGCAGCAGTTGCTTACTTAGAACCGATGATGGAAAAGCAAGAATCTGGCAATAATTCTAAGGGAACTGTGGTAATTGCCACTGTGAAAGGTGATGTTCACGATATTGGGAAAAACTTGGTTGATATCATCCTTTCTAACAACGGCTATAAAGTGGTGAATTTGGGAATTAAGCAACCAGTTGATAACATCATTGAAGCTTACCAAGAACACAAAGCAGATTGCATTGCCATGAGTGGTTTGTTGGTAAAATCCACTGCATTTATGAAGGAGAATTTGGAGGTTTTTAACGAAAAAGGAATCACAGTTCCGGTAATTTTAGGTGGTGCGGCGTTAACTCCGAAGTTTGTTCATGAAGATTGTCAAAATACTTACAAAGGTAAGGTGATTTATGGCAAGGATGCGTTTGCGGATTTGCATTTTATGGATAAGTTAATGCCTGCGAAAACTGCCGGAAATTGGGATGATTTACAGGGATTTTTGGATGAATTAGAAACCGCAGATGAACGCAGATTAACGCAGATGGAAGAGAAGTCTGCTAAATCTAATGGTAAGGTTGGATCTGAGGAAGTAAAAGAGGTTGATACTAGGCGTTCTGAGGCGGTTGCTGTTGATATCGATCGTCCGACTCCGCCTTTTTGGGGTACGCAACTTTTGCTGTCTGAAGAGATTCCAATCGAGGAGGTTTTTGGGTATTTGGATTTGCAAGCTTTGATTGCTGGGCAATGGCAATTCCGCAAACCAAAGGAACAGTCACGGGAAGAATATGACCAGTTTTTGGCAGAGAAGGTTTACCCGATTTTAGAACAGTGGAAGCGGCGAGTTGTTGAGGAGAATTTGTTGCATCCACAGGTGATTTATGGTTATTTTCCTTGTCAAAGTGAGGGGAACTCGTTATTAGTTTATGATTGGGAATTTTTGAACCGCGAAGACGCGAAGGACGCGAAGAAAGAGATAGCGAGGTTTGATTTTCCAAGGCAGAAATCTGGGCGGCGTTTGTGTATTGCTGATTTCTTTGCGCCTGTGGAAGGTGGGAAGGTTGATGTGTTTCCGATGCAGGCGGTAACTGTGGGGAATATTGCGACGGAGTTTGCCCAAAAGTTGTTTGCAGATAATCAATATACTGATTATTTGTATTTTCATGGTTTGGCGGTGCAAACTGCGGAAGCTTTGGCGGAATGGGTACACGCGAGAATTCGTCGGGAGTTGGGTTTTGCTGGGGAAGAACCGGATAATATTCGTGATATTTTGGCGCAAAGATATCGCGGTTCTCGTTACAGT from Phormidium ambiguum IAM M-71 encodes:
- a CDS encoding calcium-binding protein → MTTYTVTRYDDVVDPNDNLLSLREAVNFAIAYPGNDTINLNQIARLNQPIVITANQGRITFQGNGANTSGFSGQDRTQIISVYHQGVASFYDLGFYNGYAYGGNGQKSGGGGLGAGGALSINRGDVTVDRVSFVANRAIGGNGGFNLQDGGRGGNDSENGQSGFRGGAGGSNLFGTFPGNGGAGGSGSYISNGYAEGAGAGGSGFNGSFGAGGGSGGGGGGGAGGAGDYRHALPGAQGGNGGAGGFGAGGGGGGGGGGGGANVLGFIAQAGNGGAGGFGGFGGAFAGSGGAGSAGGNGSLTFLGDSPGSGGFGGRGGGGAGLGGAVFVTDGGRFTISNSTFSNNSVTGGTGYQNGQGRGGALFVQSGGTLTHNNVTFFNNSASTGDFNTNVWPVKVNRGDGTVLVEDFTGVGKGSNPSEEILSTFDELVFKGADLVAKNLLLTQVGADLEVSFAGVDDTKVILKDFALENLDNLPIPGGQHGQVGNIVFGDNPQLQDNVDVFDADSTQDQIWNHNTVTFLNDLDNDVLGFANSDDVINGQGGNDTIRGLSGDDLLRGGDGDDILYGGIGADILIGNAGDDTLYLGGNHDVDTFIYRNGDGSDIVRQFNLRDGDLLQFEGIEAIDVVVDGNSTFLRLSDGIEGNSGFASGEILAELRGVTGFTKDNIGLNLAAANTAQFLFA
- the metH gene encoding methionine synthase, yielding MSSSFLQRLHSPERPVIVFDGAMGTNLQTQNLTAADFGGPEYEGCNEYLVHTKPEAVAKVHRDFLAAGADVIETDTFGGTSIVLAEYDLADQAYYLNKSAAELAKSVAKEFSTPEKPRFIAGSMGPGTKLPTLGHIDFDTLKNAFVEQAEGLFDGGVDLFIVETCQDVLQIKAALNGIEEVFRKKGDRRPLMVSVTMETTGTMLVGSDISAVLTILEPYPIDILGLNCATGPDRMAEHIKYLCQSSPFVVSCIPNAGLPENIGGHAHYKLTPIELRMALMKFVEDWGVQVIGGCCGTRPEHIAQLAEIGKSLQPKERHFSYEHSAASIYTAQPYEQDNSFLIVGERLNASGSKKCRDLLNAEDWDGLVALAKAQVKEGAHVLDVNVDYVGRDGVRDMRELASRLVTNVTLPLMLDSTEWEKMEAGLKVAGGKCILNSTNYEDGEERFFKVLELAKKYGAGVVIGTIDEEGMARTADKKFQIAQRAYRQAVEYGIPPEEIFFDTLALPISTGIEEDRENGKATIESIRRIREELPGCHILLGVSNVSFGLNPAARIVLNSMFLHEAMAVGMDAAIVSASKILPLAKIEPEHQEVCRKLIYDEREFDGAICVYDPLAELTKLFEGKTTKRDRSEDVNLPIEERLKRHIIDGERIGLEDALTKALEQYKPLEIINTFLLDGMKVVGDLFGSGQMQLPFVLQSAETMKAAVAYLEPMMEKQESGNNSKGTVVIATVKGDVHDIGKNLVDIILSNNGYKVVNLGIKQPVDNIIEAYQEHKADCIAMSGLLVKSTAFMKENLEVFNEKGITVPVILGGAALTPKFVHEDCQNTYKGKVIYGKDAFADLHFMDKLMPAKTAGNWDDLQGFLDELETADERRLTQMEEKSAKSNGKVGSEEVKEVDTRRSEAVAVDIDRPTPPFWGTQLLLSEEIPIEEVFGYLDLQALIAGQWQFRKPKEQSREEYDQFLAEKVYPILEQWKRRVVEENLLHPQVIYGYFPCQSEGNSLLVYDWEFLNREDAKDAKKEIARFDFPRQKSGRRLCIADFFAPVEGGKVDVFPMQAVTVGNIATEFAQKLFADNQYTDYLYFHGLAVQTAEALAEWVHARIRRELGFAGEEPDNIRDILAQRYRGSRYSFGYPACPNMQDQYKQLELLGTERINLFMDESEQLYPEQSTTAIITYHPVAKYFTA
- a CDS encoding calcium-binding protein, coding for MAQIVGTLNNEKLFGTSENDNILGLQGNDIIYGRTGNDTLDGGTGSDSLIGELGDDTYIVDSTTDVVVEAINEGNDIVRAFINYTLGSNIERLVLVGINAINGTGNSLNNHITGNKLNNLLDGREGIDTMLGGAGNDTYIATWNDVIVESADAGIDTVMTIGDIFYTLNENIENLTLIDNSSIIYNPKANIGNALNNLIQGNSSHNIFEGREGNDTLVGAAGNDTLDGGTEADLLDGGVGDDYYLIDNADDIIIEQTNAGLDRVVVSFAGDQYILPANVEHLYLTESGPLIAIGNDSNNYFSGNSSNNIFYGKNGNDFFNPGAGDDIIYGEAGRDIVAASDGNDQIWGGEDNDTAMAGGAGNDTLIGGSGNDAYTGGTGADDFRFFTPDEGSDAIRDFSVIEGDIISVSAEGFGGGLVSGATLTAEQFILGSSAVNASDRFIYDQTTGALFFDIDGTGSNSQVQIANLTTFSGVIPTLSYSNIVVVS
- a CDS encoding AAA-like domain-containing protein; this encodes MVLHNAEPIEKMNSQSLIPFEIAFKIADKAVFAQTARHLKNIEVAVLRGALQGHKYDQIAQEHSYAPEYIKHDVGPKLWQLLSFSLGEKVSKTNLMAVLAQRVESVGQSVPKNQREQEKTAEEGSKETEAFQEQGKNLKFSSLATCRTIHLKSLERPVGVLPLDSTLYVERPPVEAFCYEQVMKPGTLIRIHAPSQMGKTSLMIRILAHAKQQDANVQTVALNLQKTEQAIFTDSDRFLRWFCAAVTRKLQLPYQIDRYWNNTFNSQENCTSYFENCILPEINGILVLALDGVDEISRQPKIADDFFPLLRSWHENSGNQQWKKLRSIVVHSSEVNMLSNNKSLLDLGLAIELQEFTANQIFNLAQNYGLNLSDIELSTLMQLVGGHPFLVQQVLYNIATQNLT
- a CDS encoding DUF4278 domain-containing protein, which encodes MQLIYRGVTYSHTSSSLTANNTQLCYRGAKYFPTISSPRNNVQLCYRGTKYFSADSTAMEPVANQKLTYRGTTYYRGESIAAS